The nucleotide sequence CTATGAGTGTTCAAACCAATCCGCGGCCGATGAATATGGAACAATTTATGGAGAAGTTTTCACAAATTCTTGGGAATTCAAATTTAGCAAAGATGCCGAATGGAACAAAGCTGCTGATCAGGTTATATCCAGAACAGCTTGGCAGTCTGCGAATTGAATTGCTGCAGCAAAACGGTGTAATGACAGCTAAAATTCTCTCCTCGACGTCTACGGTGAAGGACTTATTTGAGCAGCATGTAAGCAGCTTAAAGCACGCGTTTAATCAGCAAAATATCAATGTCGATAAAATCGAGCTGACATTCAGCCAGGCAGAACCGCAGAAATTTGACCGCCAACAACAACAGCAGCAGTCCCGCCAGCCGCAGCAACAGGACCGAGAGCCAGCGGAAACGGATGACGAGCCAACGGAGAACTTTCAAGACTTATTACTGAATATGGAGGTTTAAATATCTATGGCTAAAATTGATCCAAGTTTGTATTTGGAAAATAATAGGCAGCAGCCGAAAACAGGAAACAGCTCTCTTGGAAAAGATGAATTTTTAAAGATCTTAATGACGCAGCTGCAAAACCAGGACCCGCTTAGCCCAATGGAAGATAAGGATTTTATTGCACAAATGGCGACATTCTCTTCATTGGAGCAAATGACAAATATGGCTACTTCTTTTGACCAGTTTCTGCAAATGCAGCAGGCTTCACAAATGATCAGCTATAACTCCTTTGTCGGTAAAGAGGTTACTTGGCATAAACTTGTGGAAAGTACAGATCCAGAAGCTGAACCGGAAGTGAAAACGGGAACTGGAACTATCGTTTCAATCCAGTATAAGGGCAATGGCGTTCAATTTTTAATGGCAGATGGAACCATTCTTGAGCCTGCCAATATTTCGGAAGTGAAAGGCGGAGGGGCCTCTGGCAGCAGCCATTCGCTCGTTGATGCTAGCCATTTAATTGGGCACAAAGTCACTTGGAATAAAGACGGAGTTGATCAAACGGCGACAGTGCAGTCTGTATCGATGAAGGATGGGGCGATCTGGCTCCAGCTTGATAACGGCGAGAAAGTCAGCCCATCAGCTCTTACAAAAATCGAAAAGTAAGGAATAACTTTTTCTTTAAAATTGATAAATTTCACAAAAAAGACCTAATCATACGGACCTATGAGCCGATAATAATGAGGAAGCAAAAGGATGGTCAGTCCATAGTAAATAACGAATGGGGTCTTATTAAGTAGATCCTTTCGAAAGGGGAAAATAATTCATGTTACGTTCAATGTACTCAGGAATTAGCGGAATGAAAGGTTTTCAAAATAAATTAGACGTTATTGGCAACAATATTGCCAACGTTAATACATTTGGCTTTAAAAAAGGCCGCGTTACCTTTAAGGATATGGTAAGCCAGCAGATTTCAGGGGCCAGTGCAGCCGCTGGTGGGCTAGGCGGAACAAATCCTAAACAGGTGGGTTTAGGTTCTCAAATTAGCTCAATTGATACGATTCATACACAAGGAAGCTTGCAAACTACTGCAAGACCATTAGATCTTGGTATTTCTGGAGATGGGTTTTTTGTTCTCAAAAAGGGAAATGACACAGTATATACTCGGTCAGGAAACTTTTACCTCGATGCAACAGGAAATGTAGTGAACAGTGACGGATACTATTTACAAGGAGCGGGAGGCAATATAAATATACCTTCTACTGCTGAAAGCTTCAGTATCGGGGCAGATGGAAGTATTTCAGTTGTAGGGGGGAATGCAACTGGCGGAGCCATACAGTTAGCGAAATTCCCAAACCCTGATGGTTTAGAAAAAGTAGGAAGCAACTTGTACCGGGTTTCTAACAACTCTGGAGCGGCAACAAATTCTGCTCCAGGTTCAGGAGGAGCAGGTAAACTTGTATCGGGAACGCTAGAGATGTCCAACGTTGATCTCTCTGAAGAGTTCACAGAAATGATCGTCGCTCAGCGCGGGTTCCAGGCAAATACACGCATCATTACTACCTCTGATGAAATTTTGCAAGAGCTTGTCAATTTAAAACGATAATAGTTGGCAACTTGTTTAACAGAGGGGGAAGACGATGCTTCGGTCGATGTATGCGGGAATTAGCGGGATGAAAAACTTCCAAACCAAGCTGGATGTAATTGGAAATAATATAGCGAATGTTAATACATTTGGTTTTAAAAAAGGAAGAACAACATTTAAAGATATGGTAAATCAACAAATAGCAGGTGCCAGCGCGCCAGGAGCTTCTATAGGTGGTACTAATCCAAAACAAATAGGCTTAGGATCACAATTATCAACTATAGATACCATTCATACGCAAGGAAGTTTGCAAACAACCGGAAGAGTATTAGATCTTGCTATTTCAGGTGATGGTTTCTTTATGACAGGTAACAAGGACAGCAGTGGAAAAATAGTTAACCAGAGATATACTAGAAACGGTAATTTTTATCTTGATAAAAATGGGGAAGTAGTAAATAGTGAAGGGGACTTTTTAGTAAAGGCTATTCCAGATCCTAATGATCCGTTTAAAGCTATTCTTTTTATCCCTATAACTATTCCACCAACTGCAAAAAGTTTCGGTATAGGAAGTGACGGCCTCATCAGTTATGTTGATTCTTCAGGAAATATTTTTAAAGAGGGATGGGTACCATTAGCTAAATTCACAAATCCAGACGGATTGCAAAAAAGTGGTTCTAATTCATTTGTAGAAACAGCTAATTCAGGAGAACCAATTTATAACTATGCAGGGCAGGGAGGAGCCGGCACAATTGTCCCCGGAACATTAGAAATGTCCAACGTCGACCTTTCCGAAGAGTTCACAGAAATGATCGTCGCTCAGCGCGGGTTCCAGGCAAATACTCGTATTATTACAACGTCGGATGAAATTCTTCAGGAACTTGTGAACTTGAAGCGGTAATAACTGATTTGTAATTGAAGGAGGTGTCAGGGTTGGAGCTGCCGCTTCAGCCCTGAAAATCTATTGATCAGTGTAACGAGATTAAATGGCAAGTCTTTTTCGCTAAATGCCCTTTATATTGAAACAATTGAGAGTTTTCCAGATACAACTATTACTCTTTCAAATGGGAAAAAGTATCTTGTACGCGAGTCGGAGGACGAAGTTAGGAAGCGGATGGAGGAGTTTTATCGCCGGGTGCACGTATTGGGGAAAATGGAACAGGGAGAGATGAAAGATGGAGACTGAAGCAAAGGCTGGAAAGGGCAATAATAAGCTGCTAACAGTCATGATTGTAATGCTGACGGTTATTTTGTTGATCGGCACAGCAGCCATTGTTATTATTTTAAAGTCTTCTAAAGAAGGCAAGGCTGAAGCGCCAAGCATTGATGAAGTTATTGAATCAACTGTAGATATTCCAGAGATGACGACGAATCTTGCCTCAGATGATTATATTCGTATTTCTTTTAAAATCCAGACAGATAGCAAGGAAGCGAAAGAGGAAATGACTAAACGCGATTTCCAAGCGAAGAACATTATTATCGAGCAGCTTTCTGAAATGAAATCCCAGGATTTAAAAGGAAAAAAAGGCAAGGAACAATTGACAAATCGGCTGAAAGATCAGTTTAATGAAATTATGCAGGATGGAAAAGTGCTTGACGTTTACATCACCTCTTATATTATCCAGTAATACACGACAATTTATTTAACGGAGGTGACTTTATGGCGGGAGAGGTTTTATCGCAAAATGAAATTGATGCCCTGCTGTCCGCTCTTTCTACCGGGGAGATGGACGCTGATGAACTGAAGAAAGAAGAACAGGAAAAGAGAGTCAAAGTTTATGACTTTAAAAGGGCTCTTCGTTTTTCAAAAGATCAGATTCGTAGTTTAACACGGATGCACGATAACTTTGCTCGTATTTTAACAACTTTTTTTTCGGCTCAACTGCGGACATTCGTACAGATTTCAGTCGCATCAACGGATCAAATTCCTTATGAAGAATTTATTCGCTCGATCCCAAATATGACGGTGTTAAATGTATTTGAAGTACCGCCGCTCGACGGTCACGTGCTGATGGAGGTAAACCCTAATATTGCATATGCCGTTTTGGACAGGCTGCTCGGCGGTCGCGGGGCAAGCGTGAATAATGTCGAGGGATTGACAGAAATAGAAACGAAAATTATGTCTAGCGTATTTGAACGAGCATTTGAGAATTACCGCGAGGCTTGGTCAAATGTGGCGGACATCGATCCGCTTATGACGAATTTTGAGGTAAATCCTCAATTTTTGCAGATGGTGTCTCCGAATGAAACAGTAGTTGTGATATCATTAGATACAACAATTGGCGAAACAACAGGGATGATAAATATTTGTATTCCTCACGTTGTTCTGGAACCGGTTATCCCAAAACTTTCTGTTCATTACTGGATGCAGAATCCAGATAAAAAGGAAAGACAACCAGGCGAGTTTGAAAACTTACAAAAACGAATTAAAAAAGCAGAGGTTCCAGTTGTGTCTGAGCTTGGCGGAACAAGCATTACGATAGAGGACTTTTTGGCTCTTTCTGTCGGAGACGTGATCGAGTTGGAAAAGCGCATTGATGAGCCTTTGCTCGTAAAAGTTAGCGGCATTCCGAAATTCACCGCACAAGCTGGAAAAGTAAAGAAAAAAATGGCAATTCAAATTCTTGACGATTTCAAGAGGGGAGATGAGGATCATGGGTGATGGCATGCTTTCTCAAGAGGAAATAGACGCCTTGTTAAAAGGCACAGCAGATGTAAATGAAGAAAGCGAAGAAATAACAGAACCGGCTGCGGCAGATACAGAAGTGTATGTAGACTCTTTTGAGCAGGATACCCTCGGCGAAATCGGTAACATCTCATTTGGAAGTTCGGCTACAGCGCTTTCTAGCTTATTAAATCAAAAGGTGGAAATTACGACTCCAACAGTTAGCGTAATTGATCGTCAAAATTTAAAAGATGAGTTTCCGCATCCTTATGTAGCGATTGAAGTGGAATACACAGAAGGGTTCAAAGGAGCGACCAACCTCCTTGTCATTAAGCAGACGGATGCGGCAATTATTGCTGACCTAATGCTGGGAGGAGATGGAAGAAACCCTGACGAAAACTTAGGCGAAATTCAATTGAGCGCGGTGCAGGAAGCGATGAACCAAATGATGGGATCGGCTGCCACGTCCATGTCGACCATTTTCAATAAGCGTGTAGATATTTCTCCACCTGCTATTGCTTTAATGGATCTTAATTTGGGAAAAGGAGAAGAGACGTTGAAACAGCAAGAGCTGCTTGTGCGCATCTCTTTTCGCTTAACTATTGGTGATCTCATTGATTCTAATATCATGCAGCTTGTTCCATTAGAGTTTGCTAAAGACCTTGTTCATGAATTAATGAATCCTTCTGATGAAACTGCGGCAACTGCGACTGTTGAAGCACCTCCTGTTCAGCCTGAGCCCATTCAAACAGCAGAAAAAGCTGAACAGGCAACGGCTTACAGTGCGCCTGTTCCATCCCAAGACAGACAACAAGCCGTTCAAGCAAATAGACAAGCGCCGAATACTACTGTTCAACAGCCGCCTGTCAACGTTCAACCTGCTTCATTCACTTCATTTGAACCGGCTTCACTTCAAGAGCATGAAGCACGTAATTTAAATATGCTGTTAGATATCCCATTGCAAGTTACTGTGGAGTTGGGTCGAACAAACCGATCGGTAAAAGATATCCTGGATTTGTCTGCCGGCTCTATTATTGAATTGGATAAATTGGCAGGGGAACCTGTCGATATTCTCGTTAACAGCCGCTTAATAGCTAAGGGTGAAGTAGTCGTAATTGAAGAAAATTTCGGCGTTCGGATTACAGATATTTTAAGTCAGAGCGACCGTTTGAAAAATTTAAATTAATTTATTTTGGGGGTTAGTGACAATGGGAAATCGTATTTTAGTTGTAGATGATGCGGCATTTATGCGCATGATGATTAAAGACATTCTAACTAAAAATGGCTTTGAAGTAGTTGGAGAAGCATCCGATGGAGCACAGGCTGTTGAAAAATATAAAGAACTGAAGCCTGATTTAGTAACAATGGACATTACCATGCCCGAGAAAGATGGCATTTCCGCATTAAAAGAAATTAAGGCTGATGATCCAAATGCCAGAATTATTATGTGTTCTGCGATGGGACAGCAGTCAATGGTTATCGATGCGATTCAGGCAGGCGCAAAAGACTTTATCGTAAAGCCATTCCAGCCGGATCGTGTCATCGAGGCAATTTCCAAAACATTAGCATAAGCTTAAGAAGGTGCGTCAGTTGATTAAACAACTTTTTAAGCCTTTCGCTTTCATCCTCTTCAGTATGGCTCTGTTTGCAGGCAATGTTTCTGTTGCGCAAGCAGAGCCATTTGACAATAATGTGAAAGACTGTTTAGAAAGCCCTAAGAAATGTGGGCAAGAAACAGGAAAAACGAAGGAGGAAAAGCAGGGCAGCCAAACTCAACAGCTAGAAGCAGAAAAAACAGTCGGCGTAACGATTTGGGACTTTCTAAAAATGATCGGAGCACTTATTTTTGTTCTGGCTCTTATTTATTTTTTGCTTCGCTTCATCAATCAAAAAAGCCGCTCTTACCAGCAGACCAAGTTAATTCATCATTTAGGAGGTACTCCGCTCGGGGGAAACCGCTCAGTTCAGATGGTGAAAGTTGGCGACCGGATTCTCATTCTTGGAGTCGGTGAAAATATTGAATTGCTTAAAGAAATCGATGATGAAGAGGAACTCGCCCGTTTTATTGATCATTATGATAATCAGATGGACCAGCTGCTTCAGCCTCAGGATATCATGACAAAAATGATCGGTAAGTGGAAGGGGAAAGAACCATCAAAAAGCGAGAAGCAGGATCCTTTTAAGCAAATGTTTGAGAGTAAATTAAGTGAGATGAAACAATCGCGCAAGCAAGTCATCTCCAAAATGAACAACAGGGAGAAGAGTCAAGATGAATGAGTTTATGGAGTTTTTTAACAATAGTTCTCCTGATAATGTATCTACTTCGGTAAAGCTTTTCCTGCTGCTCACTGTGTTATCGCTCGCGCCGAGCATTTTGATTTTAATGACTTGTTTTACACGCATCATTATCGTGTTGTCCTTCGTAAGATCCGCACTCGCGACTCAGCAAATGCCGCCGACACAAGTTTTAATCGGGCTTGCTTTATTCTTAACTTTCTTTATTATGGCGCCTGTATTTCAACAAATAAATGATGAAGCCCTCACGCCATTATTTAATGAAGAAATTAATCTTGAGCAGGCATATGACAAGGCAAGCGTCCCGTTAAAAGATTTTATGAGTGAACATACGAGGCAGAAAGACTTAGAGCTGTTTTTAAATTACTCAGGGGCTGAGCGTCCAAAAACGGTTGAAGACATTCCGCTAACTTCGCTCGTTCCGGCGTTCGCTTTAAGTGAAATCAAAACAGCGTTTCAAATTGGCTTTATGATTTTTATTCCTTTTCTCGTTATTGATATGGTGGTAGCCAGTATTTTAATGTCGATGGGGATGATGATGCTTCCGCCAGTTATGATATCCCTTCCTTTTAAAATCTTGCTGTTCGTTCTTGTAGATGGCTGGTATTTAGTCATTGAATCTTTGCTGAAAAGCTTTTAAGTAGGTGGAATAAATGAATTCTGAAATGGTGATCTCTCTAGCTGAAAAGGGTGTTTACACGACAATCATTGTGTGTGGTCCCCTTCTTTTGATCGCTCTTGTCGTTGGTCTTGCAGTCAGTATTTTTCAGGCAACGACACAAATTCAAGAGCAGACACTCGCCTTCATTCCGAAGATTGTTGCTGTCCTCGTCGGGTTGATTTTCTTTGGACCGTGGATGCTGAGTAAAATGCTTTCTTATACAATTGATATATTTGCGAATTTAACAAGATTTGTAGGTTGATTGAATGGAAGAAATAGTGCCTGATTTTTCTGTCTTATTATTAATTATCGTCCGCGTCTCTACTTTTTTTATAACAGTGCCGTTACTTTCCCACAGGTCCATACCGGCGATGCACCGGATTGGGCTAGCCGTTATGCTTTCCTGGACGATGTACTACACGATAGATGTGAGTCCTCTTGAAATCGATGGCCGCTACTTCTTATTAATTTTAAAAGAAGCGCTTGTCGGTCTCCTTTTGGGGTTATCTGCTTATATGATGATAGCCGCTATACAAATTGCCGGAGGGCTAATCGACTTTCAGATGGGTTTTGCTATCGCTAATGTCATCGATCCGCAAACTGGGGCGCAGAGTCCGCTAATGGGACAATACCTTTACATGTTTGCGCTGCTATTACTGTTGTCACTGAATGGCCATCATCTAATATTGGATGGTATCTTTTACAGCTATCAGTATGTCCCTTTAGACCAGCTTTCACTGCATTTTGGCAATGGGAGCCTCGCTGGATATATGAGCCGGGCTTTTAGTTCCATGTTTTTGGTTGCTTTTCAAATGGCTATGCCGGTCGTTGCTACCTTATTCTTAGTGGATGTGGCTTTAGGGATCGTAGCAAGGACTGTTCCGCAGCTTAATATCTTTGTAGTCGGTTTTCCAATTAAAATCGGTGCAGCATTTATCGTTATGACGGTGGTCATTGGAATGATGTTTACAGTACTCCAAAAGCTGTTTGAACTTATGATTTATACAATGCGTGACGTAATGACATTATTAGGAGGGGCATAAATTGGAACATTTGCAGTTGGACCTCCAATTTTTTGCCGGAGAAAAAACCGAAAAAGCTACGCCGAAAAAAAAGCAGGACTCTCGTAAAAAAGGCCAAGTTGCGAAAAGCCAGGATGTAACTACAGCCGTCAGCCTGTTATCATTGTTTGGTTTTCTGTTTGTAGGAGCTTCCTTTATAGGGAAAGAAATTCTTCATTTATTTCAACATTCACTGCAGTATTATTTGATCATGCCGGTCACCGAAGCTAACTTGAAAGTAATTGTTCTTGAGATTATGCAACAGCTCATCTATATACTTGGGCCGGTTATGCTGGTGGCTCTTCTGGCAGGAGTGGCAGCGAATTATCTGCAAGTGGGCTTTTTACTGACGGGAGAGCCTTTGAAGCCTAAGTTAGAAAAATTGGACCCGATCAAAGGGTTTAAGCGAATTTTTGCTGTTAGGGCGCTCGTGGAACTACTAAAGTCCATGTTGAAAATTTCATTTGTCGGAGCCGTTACCTTTTTTATTCTTTGGTCCAATATTGAAGAGGTATTGAAGCTTTCCTTTAAGTCAATTGCCGATGCATTAAGGACAATCGGAATGCTGACGCTACAAATGGGAGCAGCTGCTTCTGCCGCCCTTCTTTTTCTAGCCCTGCTCGATTTTTTATATCAGAAATATGATTTTGAAAAGAGTATTCGCATGTCGAAGCAAGATATCAAAGATGAATATAAAAATATAGAGGGCGATCCACTCATCAAATCAAAAATTAAGCAGCGCCAGCGGGAAATGGCGATGAGCCGGATGATGCAAGAAGTACCGCAGGCCGATGTGGTCATTACAAACCCGACCCATTATGCTATCGCTTTAAAATATGATGAAAAGCAGGCGGATGCTCCTGTGGTTGTAGCAAAGGGAGTGGATTACCTTGCCCAGAAGATTAAATATATTGCTGGTGAGAATGAAATTGAATTAGTTGAAAACCGGCCGCTGGCAAGAGCGCTTTATGATCAGGCAGAAGTTGGCCAGCCAATCCCGGAAGAGTTCTTTAAAGCGGTAGCTGAAATTTTAGCTTATGTATACCGGATAAAAAATAAATTGTAAGTTTGTTGTTAGGAGAGAGAGAAATGAAAGCAAGAGACGTCTCCGTATTGTTAAGTGTAATTCTAATAGTGGCTATGCTAATCATTCCGCTGCCGTCGTGGCTGCTGAGTGTGTTAATTATTATAAATATTTCTCTCGCGCTTTTGGTTCTGCTAATTTCAATGAATATGAGAGAAGCACTGGAGTTCTCTGTATTTCCATCCTTACTCCTATTATTAACGCTATTTCGGCTCGGGCTAAATGTTTCGACGACGCGTTCGATCTTAAGTAAAGGTGAGGCAGGCGGCGTAGTTGAGACGTTTGGAACGTTTGTTGTCGGTGGGAATATCGTTGTCGGGATGGTTGTTTTCCTTATTTTAATTATTATTCAGTTTATTGTTATTACCAAGGGATCGGAGCGTGTGTCTGAAGTAGCTGCTCGTTTTACGCTTGATGCGATGCCAGGAAAACAAATGAGTATTGACGCCGATTTGAATGCCGGGATGATCTCTGAACAGGAAGCGAGAGAGCGGCGGGAAAAGGTAAGCCGTGAATCAGACTTTTATGGAGCAATGGACGGGGCGACTAAGTTTGTCAAAGGAGATGCCATTGCCGGTATTATTATCGTTATCATCAATCTGATTTTTGGGATGATCGTCGGTGTGGTTCAGCAAGGCCTTCCAGCGGCTGAAGCAGCTGCTCGTTATTCTTTGCTCACAGTCGGCGATGGAATTGTCTCTCAGGTTCCCGCTCTTTTGATTTCGACTGCAACGGGGATTGTTGTAACCCGTGCAGCTTCCACAGGCAATCTGGGAGAAGATATCATGTCTCAGCTTCTGGCTTTTCCGATGATGCTTTATGTGGCAGGCGGGACCATCTTTTTGCTCGGTATTGCTACCCCGATTAACGATGTACTAACCATACCGATTGCTGGAGCGCTGGCTTTGGGTGGTTATATGCTTGGGCGTACACCGGAAAAAGAAGAGATCGACATGTTCGAGGCAGAAGAAGAAATGGAGACGGAGGAATTGAAAAAGCCGGAAAGTGTCGTGAATTTATTAAATATTGATCCGATTGAATTTGAGTTTGGCTATGGCCTGATTCCGCTGGCGGACGCAAGTCAGGGAGGAGATCTACTAGATCGGGTCGTCATGATCCGTCGTCAGCTTGCTATTGAGCTTGGCCTTGTCATTCCGGTTGTCCGTATTCGAGACAATATTCAGCTTCAGCCGAATGAATACCGAATTAAAATAAAAGGAAGCGTTATGGCTTCTGGCGAATTGCTGCTCGATCATTATCTTGCCATGAGTCCGGGAGAAGACGACGATACAATTGAGGGGATTGACACAATTGAACCGTCTTTTGGATTGCCAGCGAAATGGATTACGGAGGAAATGAAAGAGCAGGCTGAAATTTTAGGGTATACGGTTGTTGATCCTCCGAGTGTTGTTTCAACTCATTTAACAGAGGTAATTAAAACGAACGCTCATGAGCTGCTTGGCCGTCAGGAAACACAGCAGCTTATTGATCATTTGAAAGAGACTTATCCAATTTTAGTAGAGGAAGTCACTCCAAGTCCTTTGACAGTGGGGGAAGTTCAAAAAGTGTTGGCCAAGTTATTGAAAGAAAATATTTCTATAAGAAATTTGCCGGTTATTTTTGAAACACTAGCTGACTTTGGCAAGATGACCTCCGATACGGATTTGCTGACAGAGTATGTTCGTCAGTCATTAGCAAGACAAATTACCGGCCAATACGCTGAGGCGGGAGAACCTTTACGAGTTATCACACTGTCAGGCCAAGTTGAAAAACGGGTAGCGGACAGCGTGCAGCAGACAGAGCATGGAAACTTTTTGTCACTTGATCCGATGGATTCACAGCGCATCTTGGAAGCGATGGCTGCTCAGGTGGAACAAGTTTCTTTTATGCAGCAGGCGCCGATTATTCTATGCTCACCTGCCATCCGGATGTATATTAGGCAGCTTGCTGAGAGGTATTTTCCACAGCTGCCAATTTTATCTTACAATGAACTCGAGCCTAGCGTCGAAGTTCAAAGTGTAGGGGTGGTGAATCTAGATTGAAAGTAAAAAAGTATACAGCTGCATCTATGCCGGAAGCAATGAAAAAGATTCGTGCGGAGCTTGGAGAGCAAGCTGTTATTTTGCAATCAAAAACAGTATATATCGGGGGTTTTTTAGGTTTATTTAAAAAAAAGCTAATTGAAGTGGTAGCGGCCATTGACCCAAACCCGATGCACGAAGCAGTCCGTCCAAAAGAACTGGACCTCTCTAATTCCCGTCAAAGTCGGCCCTCTCCTTCATTGTCGGTAGAGAAAAACAGTGAGGAGTCTTTAAAAAAGGAACTAAATGAATTAAAGGAGATAGTCAAGCAATTTTCAAAGGTGGATCAGCTATCGCTCGACACTTACCCTGAGGAGTTAAAGCTGCCTATTATAAAGTTAAAGAAGCAAGAGGTGGCAGATGATTTAATTAAAGAATTAAAGCAGTTTCTCTTAGAGAAGTGGAAAGAGGAAAAGGGACAAGTCAATGAAGAAATGGCTGACCAATGGAGCAGAGGATGGTTGATTGAGAAAATCGAACCATTGCAAGCGGACCAGCTACTGCTCTCCAAAAAGTTTATTAATGTTATTGGACCAACTGGAGTAGGCAAGACAACTACTCTGGCAAAAATGGCTGCTGAAAGTGTATTGGAGAAAAATCTTAAGACCGCTTTTATTACTACTGATACGTATAGAATTGCAGCAATTGAGCAGTTGAAAACATATGCAGATTTACTGAAGGTACCGGTAGAAGTGGCCTATAAGCCGGTTGATATGAAGCGGGCAATTGAACGATTTAAAGATTACGATGTCGTTTATATTGACACAGCCGGGCGCAATTACTTGGAGGAACAGTTTGTGAATGAATTGAAAGCAATGGTTCCTTTTGAAAAGATGAAAAATTATTTGGTGCTGTCCCTTACTGCTAAAGAGCGGGACATCCATGCGGTAATTGATCAATTTTCAACTGTCCCGGTTCACCAGTTTATTTTCACAAAGATGGATGAAACAACGAGCCGAGGAACGATTGTAAATATGATGTGCCAATATAATAAGGGAGTGGCTTTTTTAGCGAATGGGCAAAATGTACCAGATGATCTGATTCAACCTGATTCGAAGGAAATGGCTGATATTATTTTGGGTGATCATCTATGACAAATAATGACCAAGCAGCGTCACTGCGGAAAAGGCTGAATCGCCTTGCGGGGAAACAAGCAAAAACTCTCGCTGTAGTGAGTGGAAAAGGCGGGGTTGGAAAATCAAATATTTCATTAAATTTTGCTATTAATCTAACCCAAAATGGGAAAAAAGTGCTAATATTTGATATGGATATCGGTATGGGGAACATTCATGTGTTAACAGGGCAGACGGCAGAGCACTCTATTGCTGATTTTTTTGAAAAAAATCTCTCGCTCGCTGACTTAGTGTATAGAGATAAGGAAGGTGTTTCCTACATTCTAGGCGGTTCGGGGCTGAACCAATTAATAGAATGGAACAGCAGCCATCTGAGCCGGTGGCTGGATGATATAGAGGAGCTTCAGCACCAATATGATTATTTATTGTTTGATATGGGGGCGGGAGCGACAAAGGAGACACTTAATATTCTCATGTCAGTAGACGATATTATTGTTGTAACCACTCCCGAGCCAACCTCTATAACAGATGCGTATTCCATGATGAAATATATTCACTTTCAAGGTGGAGAAAACGCCTTTTATCTTTTGTGTAATCGGGCCGATTCAGAGAGAGAAGGACAGGAAGCTATAAAGCGGCTCCAACAAGCTGTCCGCAAGTTTTTAGGTAAATCAAGTTTTGAGCTTGGGGTATTGCAGGAGAGCACAGCTGTGAAAAAAGCTGTGAGCGCTCAGACTCCATTTTTGATTGCTTATCCAAATGCAAAGATATCCCGGGCGTTACGAGAAGCCGTAAGACTGTATAAAGAGGGATATGGGTATTCACCAGATCATTCAGAATCAGACAGCTTTATATTCAAGCTTCGTCACTTCTTTGTGAAAGGCAGGCACTAGTAATGAGAGAAAAAAAAGTCGTTGTGGTTGATGACTCTGCATTTATGAGAAAACTAGTTACCGAGTTTTTGTCTTCACATCCGGAACTAGAAGTTGTAGCGACCGCCCGCAATGGCAAAGACGCTATCGAGAAGATTAAACA is from Bacillus sp. PK3_68 and encodes:
- a CDS encoding flagellar FlbD family protein, encoding MISVTRLNGKSFSLNALYIETIESFPDTTITLSNGKKYLVRESEDEVRKRMEEFYRRVHVLGKMEQGEMKDGD
- the flgG gene encoding flagellar basal body rod protein FlgG yields the protein MLRSMYSGISGMKGFQNKLDVIGNNIANVNTFGFKKGRVTFKDMVSQQISGASAAAGGLGGTNPKQVGLGSQISSIDTIHTQGSLQTTARPLDLGISGDGFFVLKKGNDTVYTRSGNFYLDATGNVVNSDGYYLQGAGGNINIPSTAESFSIGADGSISVVGGNATGGAIQLAKFPNPDGLEKVGSNLYRVSNNSGAATNSAPGSGGAGKLVSGTLEMSNVDLSEEFTEMIVAQRGFQANTRIITTSDEILQELVNLKR
- the flgG gene encoding flagellar basal body rod protein FlgG — its product is MLRSMYAGISGMKNFQTKLDVIGNNIANVNTFGFKKGRTTFKDMVNQQIAGASAPGASIGGTNPKQIGLGSQLSTIDTIHTQGSLQTTGRVLDLAISGDGFFMTGNKDSSGKIVNQRYTRNGNFYLDKNGEVVNSEGDFLVKAIPDPNDPFKAILFIPITIPPTAKSFGIGSDGLISYVDSSGNIFKEGWVPLAKFTNPDGLQKSGSNSFVETANSGEPIYNYAGQGGAGTIVPGTLEMSNVDLSEEFTEMIVAQRGFQANTRIITTSDEILQELVNLKR
- the flgD gene encoding flagellar hook assembly protein FlgD, producing the protein MAKIDPSLYLENNRQQPKTGNSSLGKDEFLKILMTQLQNQDPLSPMEDKDFIAQMATFSSLEQMTNMATSFDQFLQMQQASQMISYNSFVGKEVTWHKLVESTDPEAEPEVKTGTGTIVSIQYKGNGVQFLMADGTILEPANISEVKGGGASGSSHSLVDASHLIGHKVTWNKDGVDQTATVQSVSMKDGAIWLQLDNGEKVSPSALTKIEK
- the fliL gene encoding flagellar basal body-associated protein FliL; amino-acid sequence: METEAKAGKGNNKLLTVMIVMLTVILLIGTAAIVIILKSSKEGKAEAPSIDEVIESTVDIPEMTTNLASDDYIRISFKIQTDSKEAKEEMTKRDFQAKNIIIEQLSEMKSQDLKGKKGKEQLTNRLKDQFNEIMQDGKVLDVYITSYIIQ
- the fliY gene encoding flagellar motor switch phosphatase FliY, with translation MGDGMLSQEEIDALLKGTADVNEESEEITEPAAADTEVYVDSFEQDTLGEIGNISFGSSATALSSLLNQKVEITTPTVSVIDRQNLKDEFPHPYVAIEVEYTEGFKGATNLLVIKQTDAAIIADLMLGGDGRNPDENLGEIQLSAVQEAMNQMMGSAATSMSTIFNKRVDISPPAIALMDLNLGKGEETLKQQELLVRISFRLTIGDLIDSNIMQLVPLEFAKDLVHELMNPSDETAATATVEAPPVQPEPIQTAEKAEQATAYSAPVPSQDRQQAVQANRQAPNTTVQQPPVNVQPASFTSFEPASLQEHEARNLNMLLDIPLQVTVELGRTNRSVKDILDLSAGSIIELDKLAGEPVDILVNSRLIAKGEVVVIEENFGVRITDILSQSDRLKNLN
- the fliM gene encoding flagellar motor switch protein FliM, which translates into the protein MAGEVLSQNEIDALLSALSTGEMDADELKKEEQEKRVKVYDFKRALRFSKDQIRSLTRMHDNFARILTTFFSAQLRTFVQISVASTDQIPYEEFIRSIPNMTVLNVFEVPPLDGHVLMEVNPNIAYAVLDRLLGGRGASVNNVEGLTEIETKIMSSVFERAFENYREAWSNVADIDPLMTNFEVNPQFLQMVSPNETVVVISLDTTIGETTGMINICIPHVVLEPVIPKLSVHYWMQNPDKKERQPGEFENLQKRIKKAEVPVVSELGGTSITIEDFLALSVGDVIELEKRIDEPLLVKVSGIPKFTAQAGKVKKKMAIQILDDFKRGDEDHG